CTGGAAACACCACTTTCCATCTGCTTATTTCTCTCAATTTTTGCCCTTGTTACATCTGTGGCACTTAGATTGGATAAGCCTAAGAGAAATATCATTGGCTTTGTGGGAAAGAGTGCTAGGAAACGAGAAAGAGGGAATCATGAACTTACTCTGTGATTTTCCCTTTCCCACTGGATATATTTACTTGTGACATCAGATATATTTAGCAGGTTTTAGTTTGAACTTTGGATGTCCAATGTATGATATATGTTGTACTAAGAGCAAAAGAATAAAACCTGGGATCTTTTAGCTTTAGCCTTGTCATTCATATTCAATATTGAGGGTTAGATGGGCCTACAAAAGCTGCTTGCGATATCTTTTAGTGCACTTATAATGTGTGGGATAATTTTTCTGGCAACATCCTTGTGAACATAGCAAACTAAGCATTATTGCAAtcctatgtagcacggatatacggatacggatacggatacggatatGGACACGGACGCGGATACGGGGAACGACTATTCTCAAAAAATGGTGACAGACGTTTCAAGGGGACATGACATTCTTTTTAAATAAGTCTTTTAAAATTGGCAGGGGTGTGTACTGACCTCCGTTTGGAGGGGAAGTGCAGGGGTCAGGTGCTTATTTTTATGATGTCTAAGGAACTTCTTCTgtattggtatttttttttttttaatattggcAAACTACTGTATTGGTAGTTGGTACGAAAACACAACTTCACATGCGGATAAAAGTTGCTCAAGTGATGTGTTAACTTTTTtctgcaagtttttttttttttttggagaggtAATATATGTATTGAAGTTGACAAAAGGGGCTTAACCTCTCTGGACATCAATTTAAAGAGAATGGATCTGTACGGTTTTTTAGGGCAAGGACTTATATATCCACAAGCAGTTCCAACGAATAATATACTATGGTGTTCTTTCACCTTCACCGTCCCTTTTCCTCTCTTAGGGCAGTGATTTGTGAATCCAGTAACTGTTAGCCTATAATTGGGTAGTCTTTGTGAAGTATTTTGACTGTTTTAAAGAAATATTGATGCATTCTGTCCTTTTTCTGTTCTGAAAATTATCTTTCCATGCTTTGGACATGTAATTCAGAATCATATTGTTTTGCCACGTCATGTTGCAGGCGTTCCTGCACACCAAGAGATTGGGATGCCTTCTCTTTCACCGACAATGACTGAGGTATGTAATTTATTTAAGTAAAAAGAAGCACGCACTTCTAGATCTACTATTTCCTTCTAAGTGAACATGTGGTAGGCTGCTGTACCTCCACATTGTTTGTGGTGATAATAAATTTCTTGACACAAATCCAAGCCACAATGCTAGATGTGGCTAGCACTTGTTGCCCCGCCATCTGCGATTTCCTTCTGAaggatttcttttttcttcccatGCAACGCAGGGTAATATTGCGAGGTGGTTGAAAAAGGAAGGTGATAAAGTTTCTCCGGGTGAAGTACTTTGTGAAGTTGAAACAGTGGGTCCCTGCCTTTTCTATTGGATCTAGTTGGCAAAGTTGTTGTAATAGTGACAAGATGATCACGTAAATTAACATTGCATAATAATCCCATTTGATATTGAAGGATAAGGCAACAGTTGAGATGGAATGCATGGAGGAAGGGTATCTTGCTAAGATAGTACGTGGAGATGgagcaaaagaaataaaagttgGTGAGGTACTACTTCTGTGTGGTATTCCCAATTTGATCTTTTTTGGTTGTTCTGtccactcttttttcttttcttttttccttaatCCAAATTGAAATAAATTAGATGGAGCATCTGTCTCATGACTGCAATTAGGTGGTTCTCACTGCTAAGGAAAGTTATTGTGCACATAATGTCCTTCCTGGAGAATGTGCTTAGAATACCTGAAGTACCCCACTcctttattagcttatttttagTACATTGTTCAATGTAGATTATTTAAGTCGGATCCTATTGGACAAGTGGATGTCACTTTGAGGATCAACTTCCCTAAAACTTGTTGGTAAGAcaatttttaagtatttttactAGATTGCGGAAACAAAACTGATTTTTGCAAATCAAGAagttttttgagcttgaaatccATCTAAACGGTAACCATATTGTGGATCTTAAAGTCCTTTTGATTTCAGTCGCTTAACGTGCCATGAGCCTGCTTTTGACATCATAGATTTTGTCAAGCCTGGTGATTTGAAATAGTTATGGAAATAATCTGAAGTCAATTAGCTGAGTTGGtatgtgcaaaaaaataaaattagctGAGTTTGAAGTTTTGAAAGAGATGGTATTCTTTTTTAGCATTGAGATTTTTCTTATATTCTCCATAGGTAATTGCAATAACTGTGGAAGATGAAGAGGATATTGCAAAATTCAAAGACTATGAACCTTCAAAATCAGGTGATGCTCCTGCGGCTAAAGGGCCCTCTGATTCGGCTCCAcccaaagaagaaaaagtaaagGAACCTCCTATCCCACCAGAGCCAAAGGCTACTAAGGCCACTGCAGCTTCGGCCGCGGAAGATCGCCTTTTTGCTAGTCCTCTTGCAAGAAAGTTGGCAGAAGATCACAAGGTATTATATAGATTTGTTCCCCACTGTTCTGCGAACAATCCCCTGAATAGGAGGCCAACAATAGCTGAATTCTTGTTTTGATATTTTGCATACATCCTTTACTGTAGGTTCCACTCTCAAGCATCAAAGGAACTGGTCCAGATGGACGTATTGTTAAGGCTGATATTGAAGATTACTTGGGTACTCTAACAATAACTTTATGTTTCAAGGATTTTGGTGCTTTTCTCATTTAGAGCCTATTTCCCTTAGTTTAAAGGCTAGATGCTGTTGTATGATGTTATCACTTGTAATGTTTTGCTTCTTTTACTTGCAATTTCCTGCAATTTTTTCGCTCAGTTTAATGTATGACAAACTTTTTGGTTCTCTCTCGTGTAGCTTCTGGAGAGAAGGCAGCACCCAAAGTTGACACAGCAGCAGCTGCTTCCTTAGATTACACAGATATACCTCATTCTCAGATAAGAAAGGTATCACATATGAGTCATATGACCAGTTTTGTTGCCAGCATCATAACCTAACTTTCTTTTGTCAATTTCAGTTCACAGACTCTTTCTAGCAGCACTCCCATGCCTTAATTTCTGATTCATATCCTCTGTACAATTTCCACAGGTCACAGCTTCACGGTTGTTATTATCGAAGCAAACCATTCCGCATTATTATTTGACTGTAGATACACGTGTTGACAAGCTAATGGAGTGAGTAGTTGTCAACTTTGTTTGGAAAGGTTCAACCTTTAGAACGAGGTTATGGAAACTGAATTGCTACGTCCTGCAGATTACGGAGCCAACTCAACTCATTACAGGAAGCTTCAGGGGGAAAGAAAATCTCGATCAATGATCTTGTAATTAAGGTATGTATGATTCTCTTGGAATAGTTAACTTTTTGGTTGTCTGTCTTTTTTATTGGGAATCCCAAGCTTGACGAATACGCGTAGGAGAGTGGGCTTTATTGCCACCTGAACTGATAGTGCATTGCTTAGCTATGTTTCGAAAGAAGTGGGTTTATACCAGTATCTTTTAGCGTGTGTAACGATATATGCTGGAGTTTATAGAAGCACTGTAGCATTGTTTGAAAGATTGAACTCCTGGTAGAAGAAAGTGGCTTTGCGTAAAAGTAAGTTGCTTAAATAGCAGAAGCTCAAGTACCAGCACAATGTTTAACAATTTGTAGTCTGTACTATAGTGCAGCATGTACATGAGCATATGAACATGAGATCTTTTTACACCACCCTTACCGGTGGTTTGGGCATATATTCTGATTGTCtaggaaattttattaaactaaCCAACTGACGTAGAACTACTCATGCAGGCTGCTGCTTTGGCTCTTCGAAAAGTTCCTCAGTGCAATAGTTCATGGACAAATGATTATATTAGACAGTAAGTTTTCATGCGGGAAGCCTTGTTACTTCATTTCTTTGGGTCATTTGTTGTGATgcgttttgtttttttggtttaaaataATCAGGTATAACAATGTGAATATCAATGTCGCGGTGCAGACAGACAATGGATTGTTTGTTCCTGTAATCAAGGTGAGTCATGACAATTCACAACTTCGTGCTAAGAATGATACAGTTGCCTTCAGGCCTGCTTACTTTTAGCATCACTGAACACGCTCGCATGCGCGCACACTAGGGCTGTTAcgaacccgaccggaccgaaaaagaccgaaaaaaccgaccgatcggtttggtcttcggtcggtccaagggagttttttttcggttcggggtggaccgaaccgaaccgaacctaggtcggttcggtctcggttttctggaaatctataccgaccgaaccgaaccgaaccgaatgtggaccgaaccgaccgaactatatattttatatatttatataaattgttttaattttctggCTCTTATTGTTTTAAATTGTTAACTTCCACCAAAATTTTGAACGGTTAACTTTTggctcttacttttttttttggaatttcattgcttgatttatttactTTGTTACTCTCATTGGTCAGATCAAGCATAGTTTTTAAGACTTGACTTGAAAGAGAGGGCCTAGGGGTGATATTACTTACCAATCCAATTTCTTCTGCCTGGATTGGGAATGCTGTTCCACACATTGGCTCAATTCTACACCTTAAATAACCGtggctttttcttttccttttgaataAAGCGGAGTTGGGCGAAGATGGGGacgtttttgcaaaattttccaatcgattgctctctctgttctaaattactttaactcctcCAAGTTATATATGGTAGTGTAGAAGATATTtccaatcgattgaaaaaaaaaaaaaggtggaagAGTACTTGTGaaagttgtaattgtttgagcatacttgttgtatgttaatttttttttcaattggtgtttgaaaaaaaagaaagaaggtacAACCCATACAatggcccaaatatgggtgaaaaaatggcccaaacatgggtgattgacttaaggttgaaaattgcctaaatatgggtgagaaacatgtgaaaatgacccaaatatgggtgaaaaaatggcccaaacatAGCCCGTAGTCTATTGTTAGTTTTTAGAATGGCCCAACTAAGGCCCATTTCGGGCGGACCGAACGCCCCGAACTccccgaccgaaccgaacccaccccgaaccgaaccgaaccgaaattaatACCGGTCGGGATCGGTCTCCGGACTATGTACCCCGAACCCGATCGGGGTGCGGcaaatccaccccgaaccgaaccgaaccgaccgaagAACACCCCtagcgcgcacacacacaccacagACATACTTACACCCACACACACCCTTTTTCTTCCTTCCCTAGACTTCAGTATGTTTGCACTAATCCCAAAGTTTTTGTTATGCACAATACTTGTTGGCATTTACTATAATGCCTCTGTTATCTGAGTACTTTCGTATTCCTTCATTGCCATCGTTTGTTCTCATAGACACCCTGCGTTGGGATTGTAGGATGCCGACAAGAAAGGTTTATCGAAGATTTCTGATGATGTCAAACTGTTGGCCCAAAAGGCGAGGGAGAACAGTTTGAAGCCAGAAGACTATGAGGTTAAAAAGTGCTTCATGTTTTTAAATATCAGCCGCCTTGGCATATTGTACGTGGTATTTGAGTATGTTTCCTTTTGCAGGGAGGCACATTTACGGTATCGAATTTGGGAGGGCCCTTTGGCATCAAACAATTTTGCGCCATCATTAACCCTCCTCAAGCAGGCATTCTAGCCATTGGTTCTGGTAAGATGGCTGCCTAGTGCATTTATTCGGTTTATTTTTGCACATTGGCGGTCAAGTGACCACCGCCTCAACAAGGAAGACTAAATTCAGGAAAATAAATATGTAAACCTATAAAAAGGTTTGCCAGAGTTTTCCGTGGACTGCGCTGGATAGCATAATGGACGCcctgatgatgtctttttaacaAGAAATTAAAGTAGTTGATTAGCAGATCTTTTTTGGGGGCTAATTGGTTTTCCATTGAAAGCAACACCAAAAGAGAGGCAAGGGGATTGCCTAGAACCCCAACACTACAGCAATAGCAATTAGCAAAACAACACAAGCTACTTAAAGTAGCAAAACACAAccagaaacaaaaccaaacaactaGCCATGGTAGGAAAATAAAACAACTTCACACA
This DNA window, taken from Rhododendron vialii isolate Sample 1 chromosome 8a, ASM3025357v1, encodes the following:
- the LOC131335638 gene encoding dihydrolipoyllysine-residue acetyltransferase component 3 of pyruvate dehydrogenase complex, mitochondrial-like, translated to MAMAALARRKASSLLLSKNLCSSPDAFKYSLSLSSFSRGFASGSGDNNAAAAAIKKRGTLVGCIPSKALSPGISGGNALRTTMKTETLIPSLVFNKGSLVHPRRGYSTDSGVPAHQEIGMPSLSPTMTEGNIARWLKKEGDKVSPGEVLCEVETDKATVEMECMEEGYLAKIVRGDGAKEIKVGEVIAITVEDEEDIAKFKDYEPSKSGDAPAAKGPSDSAPPKEEKVKEPPIPPEPKATKATAASAAEDRLFASPLARKLAEDHKVPLSSIKGTGPDGRIVKADIEDYLASGEKAAPKVDTAAAASLDYTDIPHSQIRKVTASRLLLSKQTIPHYYLTVDTRVDKLMELRSQLNSLQEASGGKKISINDLVIKAAALALRKVPQCNSSWTNDYIRQYNNVNINVAVQTDNGLFVPVIKDADKKGLSKISDDVKLLAQKARENSLKPEDYEGGTFTVSNLGGPFGIKQFCAIINPPQAGILAIGSAEKRVIPGSGSEQYQFASFLSATLSCDHRVIDGAIGAEWLKAFKGYIENPESMLL